One genomic segment of Streptomyces sp. NBC_00239 includes these proteins:
- the tmk gene encoding dTMP kinase translates to MTRAEQPTVVNPTYDEALAADSRERAVRSLLRIPPLRRLWSAQLVSGVGDALALLVLVLLAFQAAVAEDSFGGGYRGAAFAVAAVFGVRIAATLLCGAALLGPLAALTAAGGKLDRRWTMIGADGFRLALFVVAPLWLDWVPAQALTLLLVTAFVSGVAERLWTLANESAAPALLPPPPPEGATVRPLPDHLDALRRLSLRTGFVALPLAAAALVVAGLLGKLLGLGVDWFSLHQAALGSYMAAGLFAASVSLLVPLLLPDGSTPRPRSPLAGLRPPAYADRPDKGRTGAIPLLVLACAAVAGAIASAVALTALHADDLGGGPVAFALLVLALSGGTVLGIRAAQAGKVVPGLSRRRLLALAIALTGFALLATGLVADTATVLFLALVAGVGAGVAASTGHALLDQETEEFRRARLTEHLHAVVRIAVAVGTVAAPLLAAAIGPHRLADGDVVFAHGGAAFTLMLVGALLLPVAVIVLARADDRQGVPLRRDLRDALRGGEPAQLPSPTGFFIALEGGDGAGKSTQVNALAEWIRGKGHEVVVTREPGATPVGKRLRSILLDVSSAGLSNRAEALMYAADRAEHVDTVVRPALERGAVVISDRYIDSSVAYQGAGRDLSPTEIARISRWATDGLVPHLTVLLDVSPEAARERFTEAPDRLESEPAEFHQRVRSGFLTLAAADPARYLVVDAGQDPESVTTVVRHRLDRVLPMSEAELAAQAEARRLAEEEALRKAEEERARLEAEAKAKAEEEARRKAEEERLRAEEEARKAREAEEARQRAEEEARRKAEEERLRAEEARLRAEEEARRKAEEEKARLEAEEKARAAEHERLRKQAEEEALLAAEAAERRREKQRKAEEALLKAEEARRLAEASAAAAAAAAATAAAASAAGPGAGGAVGTAAASASAPVAETASGTGTAAGVGTAGGAAAAPKVPMTKAAPADAPAPSPSPAPAETQAAAPAAPVGAGESVPADEAVTVETPLVRPDDITQTVPVPQVDPRAVDETAVLPPVRDPRGVEETAVLPPVRDPRGVDETAVLPPVRTDDGPADRFPQGIFRDESPAAPEGANDRTRELPQVDESGRPRRRSDWAEETPLDDLPSLADELLGPHDPDEDPRGGRRRR, encoded by the coding sequence ATGACGCGAGCCGAGCAGCCAACGGTCGTGAACCCCACCTACGACGAAGCCCTTGCCGCAGACTCACGCGAACGCGCGGTGCGGTCCCTGCTGCGCATCCCACCGCTCCGGCGGCTGTGGAGCGCGCAGCTGGTGAGCGGAGTCGGCGACGCCCTGGCGCTGTTGGTGCTGGTTCTCCTGGCCTTCCAGGCCGCCGTCGCGGAGGACTCCTTCGGCGGCGGATACCGCGGCGCCGCCTTCGCGGTCGCCGCCGTCTTCGGCGTACGCATCGCCGCCACCCTGCTGTGCGGGGCCGCACTCCTGGGCCCGCTGGCCGCGCTCACCGCGGCGGGGGGCAAGCTCGACCGCCGCTGGACGATGATCGGTGCGGACGGTTTCCGCCTCGCGCTGTTCGTCGTGGCCCCGCTGTGGCTCGACTGGGTGCCCGCGCAGGCACTGACCCTGCTGCTGGTCACCGCCTTCGTGTCCGGCGTGGCCGAGCGGCTGTGGACCCTCGCCAACGAGAGCGCGGCGCCCGCGCTGCTGCCCCCGCCGCCCCCGGAGGGAGCGACCGTACGGCCGCTCCCCGACCACCTGGACGCGCTGCGGCGGCTGTCGCTGCGCACCGGATTCGTCGCGCTGCCGCTCGCGGCCGCGGCGCTGGTCGTGGCCGGGCTCCTCGGCAAGCTGCTGGGGCTGGGCGTGGACTGGTTCTCGCTGCACCAGGCGGCCCTCGGCTCGTACATGGCGGCCGGGCTGTTCGCGGCGTCCGTGTCGCTGCTCGTACCGCTGCTCCTGCCGGACGGCTCGACGCCGCGGCCGCGCTCGCCGCTGGCCGGGCTGCGGCCCCCGGCGTACGCGGACCGGCCCGACAAGGGCCGCACCGGGGCGATTCCGCTCCTCGTCCTCGCCTGCGCGGCGGTCGCCGGAGCCATCGCCTCCGCGGTGGCGCTCACCGCACTGCACGCCGACGACCTGGGCGGCGGCCCCGTGGCGTTCGCGCTGCTCGTGCTCGCCCTCAGCGGCGGCACCGTACTCGGGATCCGCGCCGCGCAGGCCGGCAAGGTGGTGCCCGGGCTCTCCCGGCGGCGGCTGCTCGCGCTGGCGATAGCGCTGACCGGCTTCGCGCTGCTCGCGACCGGGCTGGTCGCGGACACGGCCACCGTGCTGTTCCTGGCGCTGGTCGCCGGTGTGGGAGCGGGCGTCGCCGCCAGCACCGGCCACGCGCTGCTCGACCAGGAGACCGAGGAGTTCCGGCGGGCCCGGCTCACCGAGCACCTGCACGCCGTCGTACGGATCGCCGTGGCGGTCGGCACGGTCGCCGCGCCGCTGCTCGCGGCCGCCATCGGCCCGCACCGGCTGGCCGACGGCGACGTCGTCTTCGCGCACGGCGGCGCGGCCTTCACCCTGATGCTGGTCGGCGCGCTGCTGCTGCCCGTCGCGGTGATCGTCCTGGCGCGCGCCGACGACCGACAGGGCGTGCCGCTGCGGCGCGACCTGCGGGACGCGCTGCGCGGCGGCGAGCCCGCCCAGCTGCCGTCGCCGACCGGATTCTTCATCGCCCTGGAGGGCGGCGACGGCGCGGGCAAGTCCACGCAGGTCAACGCGCTCGCCGAGTGGATCCGCGGCAAGGGACACGAGGTGGTCGTGACCCGCGAGCCGGGCGCCACACCGGTCGGCAAGCGGCTGCGGTCGATCCTGCTGGACGTGTCTTCGGCCGGCCTGTCGAACCGTGCGGAGGCGCTCATGTACGCCGCCGACCGCGCCGAGCACGTGGACACCGTGGTGCGGCCCGCGCTGGAGCGGGGCGCGGTCGTCATCTCGGACCGGTACATCGACTCCTCGGTGGCGTACCAGGGCGCGGGCCGCGACCTGTCGCCGACCGAGATCGCGCGGATCTCGCGGTGGGCGACGGACGGCCTGGTCCCGCACCTGACGGTGCTGCTGGACGTCTCGCCCGAGGCGGCGCGCGAACGCTTCACGGAGGCCCCGGACCGGCTGGAGTCGGAGCCCGCCGAATTCCACCAGCGGGTCCGGTCCGGGTTCCTGACCCTGGCCGCCGCCGACCCGGCGCGCTACCTGGTCGTGGACGCGGGCCAGGACCCCGAGTCGGTGACCACGGTCGTGCGCCACCGCCTCGACCGGGTCCTGCCGATGTCGGAGGCGGAGCTGGCCGCGCAGGCCGAGGCGCGCCGGCTCGCCGAGGAGGAGGCCCTCCGCAAGGCGGAGGAGGAGCGGGCCCGGCTGGAGGCGGAAGCCAAGGCCAAGGCCGAGGAGGAAGCCCGCCGCAAGGCCGAGGAAGAGCGGCTGCGCGCCGAGGAAGAGGCGCGCAAGGCCCGCGAGGCCGAAGAGGCCCGGCAGCGCGCGGAGGAAGAGGCGCGCCGCAAGGCGGAGGAGGAGCGGCTGCGGGCCGAGGAGGCCCGGCTGCGTGCCGAGGAAGAGGCGCGCCGCAAGGCCGAGGAGGAGAAGGCCAGGCTGGAGGCCGAGGAGAAGGCCCGGGCCGCGGAGCACGAGCGGTTGCGCAAGCAGGCCGAAGAGGAGGCGCTGCTGGCCGCGGAGGCGGCCGAGCGGCGCCGGGAGAAGCAGCGCAAGGCGGAAGAAGCGCTGCTGAAGGCGGAGGAGGCGCGCCGGCTGGCGGAGGCGTCCGCGGCCGCGGCGGCTGCTGCCGCGGCGACGGCCGCAGCGGCTTCGGCTGCGGGACCTGGTGCCGGCGGGGCCGTCGGAACGGCCGCGGCCTCTGCTTCGGCGCCGGTGGCCGAGACGGCTTCGGGTACGGGGACGGCCGCCGGTGTGGGTACGGCCGGCGGTGCGGCCGCCGCGCCGAAGGTGCCGATGACGAAGGCCGCCCCGGCCGACGCCCCGGCCCCGTCGCCTTCCCCGGCCCCTGCCGAGACGCAGGCTGCCGCGCCCGCCGCCCCGGTCGGGGCGGGCGAGTCCGTTCCGGCGGACGAGGCGGTGACGGTCGAGACCCCGCTGGTCCGGCCCGACGACATCACGCAGACCGTCCCGGTGCCGCAGGTGGACCCGCGCGCCGTCGACGAGACCGCCGTGCTGCCGCCCGTACGGGATCCGCGCGGGGTCGAGGAAACCGCCGTGCTGCCGCCCGTAAGGGACCCGAGGGGTGTGGACGAGACGGCCGTGCTCCCGCCCGTGCGCACGGACGACGGGCCGGCGGACCGGTTCCCGCAGGGGATCTTCCGGGATGAGTCGCCCGCCGCCCCCGAGGGTGCCAACGACCGGACGCGCGAGCTTCCGCAGGTCGACGAGTCGGGCCGGCCCCGGCGCCGTTCGGACTGGGCGGAGGAGACGCCGCTCGACGACCTGCCGAGCCTGGCGGACGAGCTGCTCGGGCCGCACGACCCGGACGAGGACCCGCGCGGCGGCCGCCGGCGCCGCTGA
- the topA gene encoding type I DNA topoisomerase, translating to MSPTSETAKGGRRLVIVESPAKAKTIKGYLGPGYVVEASVGHIRDLPNGAAEVPDKYTGEVRRLGVDVEHDFQPIYVVNADKKAQVRKLKELLAESDELFLATDEDREGEAIAWHLQEVLKPKVPVHRMVFHEITKDAIRDAVANPRELNQRMVDAQETRRILDRLYGYEVSPVLWKKVMPRLSAGRVQSVATRLVVERERERIAFRSASYWDLTGTFATGRAGDASDPSNLVARLNTVDGRRIAQGRDFGSNGQLKSDVLHLDEANARALAAALAETSFAVRSVESKPYRRSPYAPFRTTTLQQEASRKLGFGAKATMQVAQKLYENGFITYMRTDSTILSDTAVTAARAQVTQLYGADYLPEKPRVYAGKVKNAQEAHEAIRPSGDRFRTPAETGLTGDQFRLYELIWKRTVASQMKDAVGNSVTVRIGGTASDGRDAEFTASGKTITFHGFMKAYVEGADDPNAELDDREKRLPQVAEGDALTAEEITADGHSTKPPARYTEASLVKELEEREIGRPSTYASIIGTILDRGYVFKKGTALVPSFLSFAVVNLLEKHFGRLVDYDFTAKMEDDLDRIARGEAQSVPWLKRFYFGSEGGGAAAAAKGTAAEAGNGDGDHLGGLKELVTDLGAIDAREISSFPVGEGVVLRVGRYGPYVERGEKDTEGHQRADVPDDLAPDELTVEYAEELFAKPSGEFELGKDPVSGNEIVAKDGRYGPYVTEILPEGTPKTGKNAVKPRTASLFKSMALDTVTLDDALKLMSLPRVVGADAEGVEITAQNGRYGPYLKKGTDSRSLETEDQLFSITLDEALAIYAQPKQRGRAAAKPPLKELGTDPVSERPVVVKDGRFGPYVTDGETNATLRRDDDVETITPERGYELLAEKRAKAPAKKTAKKAPAKKTAAKKTTAAAKKTTAKKTTAAKKTTTAAAAKTATAKKTAAKKTAAAPADE from the coding sequence TTGTCCCCGACTAGCGAGACCGCAAAGGGCGGCCGCCGACTCGTCATCGTCGAGTCTCCTGCCAAGGCGAAGACGATCAAGGGCTACCTCGGACCGGGGTACGTCGTCGAGGCGAGCGTCGGGCACATCCGCGACCTCCCGAACGGCGCCGCCGAGGTGCCCGACAAGTACACGGGCGAGGTGCGCCGCCTCGGCGTGGACGTCGAACACGACTTCCAGCCCATCTACGTCGTCAACGCGGACAAGAAGGCGCAGGTCCGCAAGCTCAAGGAACTGCTCGCCGAGTCCGACGAACTCTTCCTCGCCACCGATGAGGACCGCGAGGGCGAAGCCATCGCGTGGCACCTGCAGGAAGTCCTCAAGCCCAAGGTTCCCGTCCACCGGATGGTCTTCCACGAGATCACCAAGGACGCGATCCGCGACGCCGTCGCCAACCCGCGCGAGCTGAACCAGCGCATGGTCGACGCCCAGGAGACCCGCCGCATCCTCGACCGCCTCTACGGCTACGAGGTCTCGCCGGTCCTGTGGAAGAAGGTCATGCCGCGCCTGTCGGCGGGCCGCGTGCAGTCCGTCGCCACCCGCCTCGTCGTCGAGCGGGAGCGCGAGCGCATCGCCTTCCGCTCCGCCTCGTACTGGGACCTGACCGGCACCTTCGCCACCGGCCGCGCCGGTGACGCGTCCGACCCCTCGAACCTGGTCGCCCGCCTGAACACGGTGGACGGCCGGCGCATCGCGCAGGGCCGCGACTTCGGGTCGAACGGGCAGCTCAAGAGCGACGTCCTGCACCTGGACGAGGCGAACGCCCGGGCCCTGGCGGCCGCGCTCGCCGAGACCTCCTTCGCCGTGCGTTCGGTCGAGTCGAAGCCGTACCGCCGCTCGCCGTACGCGCCGTTCCGCACGACCACGCTCCAGCAGGAGGCGAGCCGCAAGCTCGGCTTCGGCGCCAAGGCGACCATGCAGGTGGCCCAGAAGCTGTACGAGAACGGCTTCATCACCTACATGCGTACGGACTCCACGATCCTGTCCGACACCGCCGTGACGGCGGCCCGGGCGCAGGTCACGCAGCTGTACGGCGCCGACTACCTGCCGGAGAAGCCCCGCGTCTACGCGGGCAAGGTCAAGAACGCGCAGGAGGCGCACGAGGCGATCCGTCCTTCGGGTGATCGTTTCCGCACTCCGGCCGAGACCGGCCTGACCGGCGACCAGTTCCGGCTGTACGAGCTGATCTGGAAGCGCACCGTCGCCTCCCAGATGAAGGACGCGGTCGGCAACTCCGTCACCGTGCGGATCGGCGGCACGGCCTCCGACGGCCGCGACGCCGAGTTCACGGCCTCCGGCAAGACGATCACCTTCCACGGCTTCATGAAGGCCTACGTCGAAGGCGCCGACGACCCGAACGCCGAGCTCGACGACCGCGAGAAGCGGCTGCCGCAGGTCGCCGAGGGCGACGCGCTGACCGCCGAGGAGATCACGGCGGACGGGCACTCGACCAAGCCGCCGGCCCGCTACACCGAGGCCTCGCTGGTCAAGGAGCTCGAAGAGCGCGAGATCGGCCGCCCGTCGACCTACGCCTCGATCATCGGCACCATCCTCGACCGCGGGTACGTCTTCAAGAAGGGCACGGCCCTGGTGCCGTCCTTCCTGAGCTTCGCCGTGGTCAACCTGCTGGAGAAGCACTTCGGCCGGCTCGTCGACTACGACTTCACCGCCAAGATGGAGGACGACCTCGACCGCATCGCGCGGGGCGAGGCGCAGTCCGTGCCGTGGCTCAAGCGCTTCTACTTCGGCAGCGAGGGCGGCGGCGCCGCCGCGGCCGCCAAGGGCACGGCCGCCGAGGCCGGCAACGGCGACGGCGACCACCTGGGCGGCCTCAAGGAGCTGGTGACGGACCTCGGCGCGATCGACGCGCGCGAGATCTCGTCGTTCCCGGTCGGCGAGGGCGTCGTGCTGCGCGTGGGCCGCTACGGCCCGTACGTCGAGCGCGGCGAGAAGGACACCGAGGGCCACCAGCGGGCCGACGTGCCCGACGACCTGGCGCCCGACGAGCTGACGGTGGAGTACGCGGAGGAGCTGTTCGCGAAGCCGAGCGGCGAGTTCGAGCTCGGCAAGGACCCCGTCAGCGGCAACGAGATCGTCGCGAAGGACGGCCGCTACGGCCCGTACGTCACGGAGATCCTTCCCGAGGGCACCCCGAAGACCGGCAAGAACGCGGTGAAGCCGCGCACGGCCTCGCTCTTCAAGTCCATGGCGCTCGACACGGTCACCCTGGACGACGCGCTCAAGCTGATGTCGCTGCCGCGCGTGGTCGGCGCGGACGCCGAGGGCGTGGAGATCACGGCCCAGAACGGCCGCTACGGCCCGTACCTGAAGAAGGGCACGGACTCGCGGTCCCTGGAGACCGAGGACCAGCTCTTCAGCATCACGCTCGACGAGGCGCTGGCGATCTACGCGCAGCCCAAGCAGCGCGGCCGGGCCGCCGCCAAGCCGCCGCTCAAGGAACTGGGCACCGACCCGGTCAGCGAGCGCCCGGTCGTGGTCAAGGACGGCCGCTTCGGGCCGTACGTGACGGACGGCGAGACGAACGCGACGCTGCGCCGGGACGACGACGTCGAGACGATCACGCCGGAGCGCGGCTACGAGCTGCTGGCGGAGAAGCGGGCGAAGGCTCCGGCCAAGAAGACCGCGAAGAAGGCGCCCGCGAAGAAGACGGCGGCCAAGAAGACCACGGCCGCCGCCAAGAAGACGACCGCCAAGAAGACGACGGCGGCGAAGAAGACGACCACGGCCGCCGCGGCCAAGACGGCCACGGCGAAGAAGACCGCGGCGAAGAAGACGGCGGCCGCGCCGGCGGACGAGTAG
- a CDS encoding DUF7059 domain-containing protein, with amino-acid sequence MGTVSTTSLPSPDRAAQLRAALLSAGFTADGLLDLLGAPAYAALARSETVPALRATRGDGPLHTLVRLFLLQRPVPAVHAAAALPLEDALADGWLRREGDEVHACVDVRPYGGPAGEDWFIVSDLGCAVGGAGGIGSREEGVVLGVGGASTTLAAITVRTPVGSALDLGAGSGIQALHASQHATRVTATDVNPRALDFTRLTLALSGAPEAELLTGSLFEPVGAATYDLIVSNPPFVISPGARLTYRDGGMGGDDLCRTLVQQAGAHLNDGGYAQFLANWQHVEGEDWRDRVRSWVPRGCDAWIVQRDVQDVTQYAELWLRDAGDHRSGPEEYAQRYEDWLEEFEARKTKAVGFGWITLRKSGAEEPSVVIEEWPHPVEQPLGDTVRAHFERQDYLRDHDDAALLTAHFRMVAEVVQEQVGMPGAEDPEHVVLRQNRGMRRATKVDTVGAGFAGVCDGSLSAGRILDAIAQLVQEDPVLLRDRTPEAIRMLVEQGFLDPVRTTDAG; translated from the coding sequence ATGGGAACCGTGAGTACCACCAGCCTTCCCTCGCCCGACCGTGCCGCCCAACTGCGCGCCGCCCTGCTCTCCGCCGGCTTCACCGCCGACGGCCTGCTCGACCTGCTCGGCGCCCCCGCCTACGCCGCGCTCGCCCGCAGCGAGACCGTTCCCGCCCTGCGCGCCACCCGGGGGGACGGGCCGCTCCACACCCTCGTCCGGCTGTTCCTGCTCCAGCGACCGGTGCCCGCCGTCCACGCGGCGGCCGCGCTGCCCCTCGAAGACGCCCTCGCCGACGGCTGGCTGCGCCGCGAGGGCGACGAGGTGCACGCGTGCGTCGACGTGCGGCCGTACGGCGGACCCGCGGGCGAGGACTGGTTCATCGTCTCCGACCTCGGCTGCGCGGTCGGCGGCGCCGGCGGCATCGGCAGCCGCGAGGAGGGCGTGGTCCTCGGTGTCGGCGGGGCGTCCACCACCCTGGCCGCGATCACCGTGCGGACCCCGGTCGGCTCAGCCCTCGACCTCGGGGCCGGTTCCGGCATCCAGGCGCTGCACGCCTCGCAGCACGCGACCCGGGTCACCGCCACCGATGTCAATCCGCGCGCCCTCGACTTCACCCGGCTCACCCTCGCGCTCTCCGGCGCGCCCGAGGCCGAGCTGCTCACGGGCTCCCTCTTCGAGCCGGTCGGCGCGGCCACGTACGACCTGATCGTCTCGAATCCGCCGTTCGTGATCTCCCCCGGAGCCCGGCTGACCTACCGGGACGGCGGGATGGGCGGCGACGACCTGTGCCGGACGCTGGTCCAGCAGGCCGGCGCCCACCTGAACGACGGCGGGTACGCGCAGTTCCTGGCCAACTGGCAGCACGTCGAGGGCGAGGACTGGCGGGACCGTGTGCGGTCCTGGGTGCCGCGCGGCTGCGACGCGTGGATCGTGCAGCGCGACGTACAGGACGTCACCCAGTACGCCGAGCTGTGGCTGCGCGACGCGGGTGACCACCGCTCCGGGCCCGAGGAGTACGCGCAGCGGTACGAGGACTGGCTGGAGGAGTTCGAGGCGCGCAAGACGAAGGCCGTCGGATTCGGCTGGATCACGCTGCGGAAGTCGGGCGCCGAGGAGCCGTCCGTGGTGATCGAGGAATGGCCGCACCCCGTGGAGCAGCCGCTGGGCGACACGGTGCGGGCGCACTTCGAGCGCCAGGACTACCTGCGCGACCACGACGACGCCGCGCTGCTGACGGCCCACTTCCGGATGGTCGCGGAAGTGGTCCAGGAGCAGGTCGGCATGCCCGGCGCGGAGGACCCGGAGCACGTGGTGCTGCGGCAGAACCGCGGGATGCGGCGCGCCACGAAGGTCGACACGGTCGGCGCGGGCTTCGCCGGGGTGTGTGACGGGTCACTGAGCGCCGGCCGGATCCTCGACGCCATCGCACAGCTGGTCCAGGAGGACCCGGTGCTGCTGCGGGACCGGACCCCCGAGGCGATCAGGATGCTGGTCGAGCAGGGCTTCCTGGATCCCGTACGGACCACGGACGCCGGCTGA
- a CDS encoding small secreted protein: MNKKLAAAVSGGAVLVLVLSGCGDDSEKKVNDWAKKVCDQVQPQVKKIEDANAAIQKETTDQSKAEVVQKTDSAAFQAMSEAYRSMGAAVQGAGEPPVKDGKTTAADAVAELNGISASYAKLKTKVDGLDSKDQAKFADGLKDIAGELDKLSKSGNEALTKLQSGELGKAMKNQKSCQRTEAPAPAQS, translated from the coding sequence GTGAACAAGAAGCTTGCGGCCGCGGTGTCCGGCGGTGCGGTGCTGGTACTCGTGCTGTCCGGCTGCGGAGACGACAGCGAAAAGAAGGTCAACGACTGGGCCAAGAAGGTCTGCGACCAGGTGCAGCCGCAGGTCAAGAAGATCGAGGACGCCAACGCCGCGATCCAGAAGGAGACCACCGACCAGAGCAAGGCCGAGGTGGTCCAGAAGACCGACTCGGCCGCGTTCCAGGCGATGTCCGAGGCCTACAGGTCCATGGGCGCGGCCGTGCAGGGCGCCGGGGAGCCGCCCGTCAAGGACGGCAAGACGACCGCGGCCGACGCGGTCGCCGAACTCAACGGCATCTCCGCCTCGTACGCGAAGCTGAAGACCAAGGTCGACGGCCTCGACAGCAAGGACCAGGCCAAGTTCGCCGACGGTCTCAAGGACATCGCCGGCGAGCTCGACAAGCTCAGCAAGAGCGGCAACGAGGCCCTGACGAAGCTTCAGTCCGGTGAGCTCGGCAAGGCGATGAAGAACCAGAAGAGCTGCCAGCGCACCGAGGCCCCGGCCCCGGCGCAGAGCTGA
- a CDS encoding sodium-translocating pyrophosphatase, producing MTGLFTPHEQAHAAGLAAAVLTDDNRVIVMVIAAVAVAALVVAQLLVRQVLAADEGTDKMKEIAAAVQEGANAYLGRQLRTLGVFAVVVFFLLFMLPADNWSQRAGRSAFFLVGALFSAATGYIGMRLAVRANVRVAAAAREATPAEGEPAKDLTAVAHKAMKIAFRTGGVVGMFTVGLGLLGASCVVLVYAADAPKVLEGFGLGAALIAMFMRVGGGIFTKAADVGADLVGKVEQGIPEDDPRNAATIADNVGDNVGDCAGMAADLFESYAVTLVAALILGKAAFGDLGLAFPLIVPAIGVVTAMIGIFAVSPRHSDRSGMTAINRGFFISAAISLVLVAIAVYAYLPATYQELKGVTETAIIGHDGDPRILALVAVAIGIVLAALIQQLTGYFTETNRRPVQDIGKSSLTGPATVVLAGISIGLESAVYTALLIGLGVYGAFLLGGTSIMLALFAVALAGTGLLTTVGVIVAMDTFGPVSDNAQGIAEMSGDVQGAGAQVLTDLDAVGNTTKAITKGIAIATAVLAAAALFGSYSDAIAGAIKDVGAKGDDLALSLDIAQPNNLVGLILGAAVVFLFSGLAINAVSRSAGAVVYEVRRQFREHPGIMDYTEKPEYGRVVDICTKDALRELATPGLLAVMAPIAVGFSFGVGALGSYLAGAIACGTLMAVFLANSGGAWDNAKKLVEDGHYGGKGSEAHAATVIGDTVGDPFKDTAGPAINPLLKVMNLVALLIAPAVVQFSYGKDASPLVRGVVAGIAIVVIVGSVYVSKRRGIAVGDEESGTAERVTQQADPAVVS from the coding sequence ATGACGGGGCTCTTCACCCCTCACGAGCAAGCCCATGCTGCCGGGCTTGCCGCTGCAGTACTCACCGATGACAATCGGGTCATCGTGATGGTCATCGCGGCCGTGGCCGTGGCCGCACTCGTCGTCGCACAGCTCCTGGTCCGCCAGGTGCTCGCCGCCGACGAAGGCACCGACAAGATGAAGGAGATCGCAGCCGCGGTACAGGAAGGCGCAAATGCCTATCTGGGCCGCCAGTTGCGCACCCTCGGCGTATTCGCCGTCGTGGTGTTCTTCCTGCTCTTCATGCTTCCCGCGGACAACTGGTCCCAGCGGGCCGGACGTTCCGCATTCTTCCTGGTCGGTGCGCTGTTCTCGGCGGCGACCGGATACATCGGCATGCGGCTGGCGGTGCGCGCGAATGTCCGCGTCGCCGCGGCCGCACGCGAGGCGACTCCCGCCGAGGGAGAACCCGCAAAGGACCTCACGGCCGTCGCGCACAAGGCGATGAAGATCGCTTTCCGTACGGGCGGCGTGGTGGGCATGTTCACGGTGGGCCTCGGCCTGCTGGGAGCCTCCTGCGTGGTCCTCGTCTACGCCGCGGACGCCCCCAAGGTGCTGGAGGGCTTCGGTCTCGGCGCAGCGCTCATCGCGATGTTCATGCGTGTCGGCGGCGGCATCTTCACCAAGGCCGCCGACGTCGGCGCCGACCTGGTCGGCAAGGTCGAGCAGGGCATTCCGGAGGACGATCCGCGCAATGCCGCGACCATCGCCGACAATGTGGGCGACAACGTCGGCGACTGCGCGGGCATGGCGGCGGACCTCTTCGAGTCCTACGCCGTCACGCTCGTCGCCGCGCTCATCCTCGGCAAGGCTGCCTTCGGCGACCTGGGCCTGGCCTTCCCCCTGATCGTGCCCGCCATCGGCGTGGTCACCGCGATGATCGGCATCTTCGCGGTCTCCCCGCGCCACAGCGACCGCAGCGGGATGACCGCCATCAACCGCGGATTCTTCATCTCGGCCGCGATCTCCCTGGTCCTGGTGGCCATCGCGGTCTACGCCTACCTGCCGGCCACGTACCAGGAGCTGAAGGGCGTCACCGAGACCGCGATCATCGGCCACGACGGCGACCCGCGGATCCTCGCGCTCGTCGCCGTCGCCATCGGCATCGTGCTCGCCGCCCTCATCCAGCAGCTCACCGGCTACTTCACCGAGACGAACCGGCGCCCCGTACAGGACATCGGCAAGTCCTCGCTGACCGGGCCCGCGACCGTGGTCCTGGCCGGCATCTCCATCGGGCTCGAGTCCGCCGTCTACACCGCGCTGCTCATCGGGCTCGGGGTCTACGGCGCCTTCCTGCTCGGCGGCACCTCGATCATGCTCGCGCTGTTCGCGGTCGCCCTGGCCGGCACCGGCCTGCTCACCACCGTCGGCGTCATCGTGGCCATGGACACCTTCGGCCCCGTCTCCGACAACGCCCAGGGCATCGCCGAGATGTCCGGCGACGTCCAGGGCGCCGGCGCCCAGGTCCTCACCGACCTCGACGCGGTGGGCAACACCACCAAGGCCATCACCAAGGGCATCGCCATCGCCACCGCCGTGCTCGCCGCGGCCGCGCTCTTCGGCTCGTACAGCGACGCGATCGCGGGCGCCATCAAGGACGTCGGCGCCAAGGGCGACGACCTGGCGCTCAGCCTCGACATCGCGCAGCCGAACAACCTGGTCGGGCTGATCCTCGGCGCCGCCGTGGTGTTCCTGTTCTCGGGCCTGGCCATCAACGCGGTCTCCCGGTCGGCGGGCGCGGTGGTCTACGAGGTGCGCCGGCAGTTCCGCGAGCACCCCGGGATCATGGACTACACCGAGAAGCCCGAGTACGGGCGCGTCGTGGACATCTGCACCAAGGACGCCCTGCGGGAACTCGCCACGCCCGGACTGCTCGCCGTGATGGCCCCCATCGCGGTCGGCTTCTCCTTCGGGGTGGGCGCGCTCGGCTCCTACCTCGCCGGTGCGATCGCCTGCGGCACCCTCATGGCGGTGTTCCTCGCCAATTCCGGCGGTGCCTGGGACAACGCCAAGAAGCTCGTCGAGGACGGTCACTACGGCGGCAAGGGCAGCGAGGCCCACGCCGCGACCGTCATCGGCGACACGGTCGGCGACCCGTTCAAGGACACCGCGGGTCCGGCCATCAACCCGCTCCTCAAGGTCATGAACCTGGTCGCGCTGCTCATCGCCCCCGCGGTGGTGCAGTTCAGCTACGGGAAGGACGCCAGTCCCCTGGTCCGCGGGGTGGTCGCCGGCATCGCCATCGTCGTCATCGTCGGCTCCGTGTACGTCTCCAAGCGCCGCGGCATCGCGGTCGGCGACGAGGAATCCGGCACGGCGGAGCGGGTGACCCAGCAGGCCGATCCGGCCGTCGTGTCCTGA